The DNA window GTCCGCGGTTCGGGACTGGTGAATTCGGCGACGACCGGCACACCCAATCGGCCGATGCGAAATGTGACCGCCACGAGGAAGCGGTCCAGCTCCTCGGCCAGATCGTCATCGGCGGGCGGAGTCGTCAGCACCTCCAGCCGGCTGAACGAGTACGGGTGAAACCACGACCCGTGCCAAGGGTCCATTCGGTTGGCGATGATGTCGCGCGGTTCGCAGGTACCGACGAGCCGTGTCACTGCGTGCATCTGCTCGCCGTCGGGCCGCACCGGCAGCACGGGTTGGTCGGTAGGGGTTTCCCCACCGATGCCGTCCAGGCGGACCCACGCCAGCACCCCGTCATCATGCGAAGGGTATGGCCGCCAACCGAACTCCCGTGCGCCATTCAGACGCAGCCCGTGCCACGGGCATATCAGCGCCCCGCAGTCCACCGTCCCGGTCGCCAGGTCCGCCCCAAGATGCGGGCACTCGCCCGGGCCCACGTGCAGGACGCCGGCTTCGCCTCGCCACGCGACCAGTTCCTGGCCCGCCACCGTCGTTCCGTACGGCCGTGTCTTGATTGCACTACTGGCAGCGAAGGCGTACCAGTTGCCGCTGGGCCGCTGTTGTGAGCGGCGCAGCGCGGCAGCGATAATAGCGGGCACCGCGTCGCGGTGAGTCGGGCGTTGCGCCGGCCATCGGAGGGCAGGCAGAAAGTCGAACGGGAATGTCTTCGACACTTGCGCCCGAAGATGCGTGATCCTGCTCATCGTGTGCTGCGCCCTTCACGCGCGGCGACCCGGCTCAATAGCGCCATCCGGCCACGGTTCGGAACGGTCTTCAGCGTGTGACCTCGAATTCCGAAGCCCTCGAGCAATCGGTTCGCCGCCGACCATCCTGTCGTCGCGGCGCGCTCCATCAGTGCCACCGGCAGATCAATACGGATGCCGTCGCCCGCCAGCACCAGCCCGTCATCCGGTGTCCCTACCCCCGGTCTGTCGGCGAAGTCCCCGGGCGCGAACCGCGGACAGTCGTTGTGGCACAACACCTTCTCCGCGAGGACCTGGGCACCGCGGGTTTCGGGATACAGCTCGTAAAGGCGGTTCAGAAGCCGCTCTCGCAGAGTTTCGTCGGCCGCCTTGACCGCATATGAATGCAGCTCGACCACCGAGCCTCCGTTGGCGCGCGACCAGTCCGCCGCCTCGCGTTCGTATCGCTCCAGCACGCTGACGTTGTCCAACGGCGGGCGGCCACCTGTTCCAACGAACGGTGCTCTGTCCGGATCCACTCTTTTGTCGAGCCACAGCCGGTGCACGATGAACGGCGGCGCTGTGCCGAGCTTCGCCACGCTCTTGCGCCAGTCGTCGTCCCCGACACCAGGCGAGTTCTCGACGATGCGTTGCAAGCCCGCGATGTCGACGGCCAGAACCACGCCGTCAGCGCGCAGTTCGGTGCTGTCACCGATACCCACCGACCAACCTCGCCCTGCACGCACGTAGTTCACCGACGTCTCCGTGTGAACGCGAACACCCAGCGACTCGAGGTAGGCGCCCAACGGGTTCCAGAGCGCGACATCGAAGTTGGCGTTCGTCACGTCAAAGGTCAGCCCCTCACGGGAACCGAGAAAGTAGATGTGGAACATTGTCGCCAACTCCGCCGCCGACAGGTCCCTCGGCTCGGCGAAGAAGCTACGCGAGAAAACCTCGAACGCCAGATGCCGCGCCGCTGGGGGAAAGTTGATATCGCGCAGGAAGGAGTCAGCGTCGCGGTGGTCCAGACGGTCATAGATGTCCGGAATTGAAACCGCGGCCAGCGGAGCGGCGGCGCGGGCGTCGAGCCGTACCAGATCGCGCAGCCGGAACGTGGGACTGCGCAGGGCGAACACCATCGCGTTGAATGGCGGCGTCAACGGCACACCCCGGAAAGTATCGGTGCGTCCCTGCGCATCGATCAGCGGATAGTCCTCTACCGGTGTGAGCATCGCCAGCGCGGGATCGATGCGGCGCAGCAGGTTCCGCAGGTTGTAGTACTGACGGAAGAACGCGTGGAAGCCGCGATTCATCGCGACCTCGGCGCCGTCGGAAAGCCGCTCGGTCCATCCGCCGACCCGGCCGCCGAGGTAGGGCTGACGCTCGATGAGTTCGACCGCAACTCCGCGTTCGGCCAGTCCGGTAGCGGCGGCGAGGCCGGCGATGCCGGCTCCGACCACGACGACCCGGGGCTGTTCGGGCAGCGCAGACGCGTCAACCGCACCGGGTGGCGCGGGATGAATCTGGGCGCGGGGATCGCTCATCGCGGGGACCGTCCTAGAAAGGTGTGCACGATGTTGCGTTGCCAACCTGGCATTGTCTCGCTGCGAACATCTTCGAAGCCGTTGCTCTGCATCCTGTTGCAGAAGGCTCGCACACCGTCGAACCTGTTCACACTTCGTCGGAGGTAGGTGTAAAGCGACGCGTCACCGGTGCGCAGCCGGCCGCTGGGGATGATGACCGCGGCACACACGGTGTTCCACACCGCCATGGCGAGCTTGGAGTCGCGCACCGAGTATTCGTGCACAGCAAGCGTTCCCCCCGGTCGCAGCAGTTCGCGAAACCTGCGCAGCTGCCCGTCTTTATCGTCGACGTTGCGGACCAGGTAGGCCGCCAAGATACCGTCGAAGGGTGCGCTGACACCGACGTCGGCGAGGTCCTCAATCCGGCTCTGCACAAAACTGACGGATGACGGCCACGATTTCGCCCTGGCCTGTGCCAGCATTCCGCCCGACGCGTCGACCGCGACGATCTCGGCCTGGGGCGCGGCAGTCAGCAGCGCTGCGGTCGATGCGCCGGTTCCGCAGCCAGCGTCCAGGAGGCGCAAACCCTTGCCCCCGTTGGGAATCTGCATGCGCTGCGCCGATAACCGCAGATGCATATGATAGCCGGGATTGGCGTCGACGAGCTTGTCGTAGGCAGGCGCCCCGACGTCGAACGCCGCGGGGATCTCATTTGAGGAAAGATTCACGGTGTCTCCTTCATCCTGTCACGGAGTCTTCGACGCTCCCATAGCAAGAGCACCGCGGTGACCATCGCCCAGCCGAACAGAAAGTCCTCCACCGGGATGTCGAACGGAAACCGCACTCCGCTGGTGTGACGCTCGTTGTAAATGACGATCGGCGCACTGAGCTTGGTGAGCCAGCCGTCGACGGGAATCTGGAAGCCGAGAACGATAACCATCGAGATCCAGTACGCCGCACGGCGAAACAACCCGGTTCGCAGTACCGCTAATTCCAGCGCGATCACGACGATCACCGCTACA is part of the Mycolicibacterium tusciae JS617 genome and encodes:
- a CDS encoding DUF5914 domain-containing protein, with product MSRITHLRAQVSKTFPFDFLPALRWPAQRPTHRDAVPAIIAAALRRSQQRPSGNWYAFAASSAIKTRPYGTTVAGQELVAWRGEAGVLHVGPGECPHLGADLATGTVDCGALICPWHGLRLNGAREFGWRPYPSHDDGVLAWVRLDGIGGETPTDQPVLPVRPDGEQMHAVTRLVGTCEPRDIIANRMDPWHGSWFHPYSFSRLEVLTTPPADDDLAEELDRFLVAVTFRIGRLGVPVVAEFTSPEPRTIVMRIVDGEGTGSVVETHATPVGPGPDGLPRTAVLEAVIAHSDRSGFAYATRAAPLIAPFMRHAAARLWRDDLEYAERIFKLRNR
- a CDS encoding FAD-dependent oxidoreductase translates to MSDPRAQIHPAPPGAVDASALPEQPRVVVVGAGIAGLAAATGLAERGVAVELIERQPYLGGRVGGWTERLSDGAEVAMNRGFHAFFRQYYNLRNLLRRIDPALAMLTPVEDYPLIDAQGRTDTFRGVPLTPPFNAMVFALRSPTFRLRDLVRLDARAAAPLAAVSIPDIYDRLDHRDADSFLRDINFPPAARHLAFEVFSRSFFAEPRDLSAAELATMFHIYFLGSREGLTFDVTNANFDVALWNPLGAYLESLGVRVHTETSVNYVRAGRGWSVGIGDSTELRADGVVLAVDIAGLQRIVENSPGVGDDDWRKSVAKLGTAPPFIVHRLWLDKRVDPDRAPFVGTGGRPPLDNVSVLERYEREAADWSRANGGSVVELHSYAVKAADETLRERLLNRLYELYPETRGAQVLAEKVLCHNDCPRFAPGDFADRPGVGTPDDGLVLAGDGIRIDLPVALMERAATTGWSAANRLLEGFGIRGHTLKTVPNRGRMALLSRVAAREGRSTR
- a CDS encoding lycopene cyclase domain-containing protein is translated as MNGIGYTVPAVVAVIVVIALELAVLRTGLFRRAAYWISMVIVLGFQIPVDGWLTKLSAPIVIYNERHTSGVRFPFDIPVEDFLFGWAMVTAVLLLWERRRLRDRMKETP
- a CDS encoding class I SAM-dependent methyltransferase; translated protein: MNLSSNEIPAAFDVGAPAYDKLVDANPGYHMHLRLSAQRMQIPNGGKGLRLLDAGCGTGASTAALLTAAPQAEIVAVDASGGMLAQARAKSWPSSVSFVQSRIEDLADVGVSAPFDGILAAYLVRNVDDKDGQLRRFRELLRPGGTLAVHEYSVRDSKLAMAVWNTVCAAVIIPSGRLRTGDASLYTYLRRSVNRFDGVRAFCNRMQSNGFEDVRSETMPGWQRNIVHTFLGRSPR